Proteins from a single region of Bacillus sp. (in: firmicutes):
- a CDS encoding diguanylate cyclase has product MKYFNFGRIGRNLFITSTTSGLIFIAFVFFCIWEIDHHFTANAKSQIEADEIETSLHTLYQSLLNQESGQRAFNLTGENVFLESFHDGLNDYNEASQLLLEKVEDKPDIKSHVSVIIEKGRYWQEQHGLKLVKMTKNGQQPSLESLGDSKAAFEEFRDSLEETLVLIGNLRDGSRNLYIGKIKEAKSILIALSIVLILLNALIINRQIKAIIQPVLALNKTVKAYTKKDFSVDIPQYNKKDELAELIKNVNTMRLELNEKFSTMESLAVLDGNTGIYNRRYFDQTLETIWTKAQNDAKQVSLILFDIDYFKNYNDTYGHLRGDQCLKKISNKLIELFGDTSDIVARFGGEEFAVILPEQNEEIAFSKAETLRRAVIDLEIPHHSSYVNKFLTISVGVASMFPAIGNRNSAHLITLADQALYKSKENGRNQITQYNSSANKTKSRKKNIRKKQLKKA; this is encoded by the coding sequence ATGAAATATTTCAATTTTGGGAGAATTGGCCGGAACCTATTCATTACATCTACCACTTCAGGACTTATTTTCATAGCCTTTGTATTTTTTTGTATATGGGAAATTGATCATCATTTTACGGCAAATGCTAAATCGCAAATTGAGGCAGATGAAATTGAAACTTCATTGCACACTTTATACCAATCATTATTAAACCAAGAAAGTGGACAAAGGGCATTTAACCTCACAGGTGAAAACGTTTTCCTTGAGTCGTTTCATGATGGCTTGAATGATTATAATGAAGCTTCTCAACTGTTATTAGAGAAGGTGGAGGATAAACCAGACATTAAAAGTCATGTAAGTGTGATAATTGAAAAAGGGAGGTATTGGCAGGAACAACATGGTCTGAAGCTCGTCAAAATGACGAAGAACGGTCAACAGCCAAGCCTTGAATCGCTTGGAGACTCAAAAGCAGCTTTTGAAGAATTCCGAGATTCACTAGAAGAAACACTCGTTTTAATTGGGAATTTACGCGATGGTTCCAGAAATTTATATATCGGCAAAATTAAGGAGGCAAAAAGTATTCTCATTGCCTTATCAATTGTTTTAATTTTATTAAATGCTCTTATCATCAATCGGCAAATTAAAGCCATTATTCAGCCGGTTTTAGCGTTAAATAAAACTGTGAAAGCCTATACAAAAAAGGATTTTTCTGTTGATATTCCACAGTACAATAAAAAGGATGAATTAGCGGAGCTTATCAAAAATGTGAATACAATGAGGCTCGAATTAAATGAAAAATTTTCGACAATGGAATCATTGGCAGTTTTAGATGGAAATACAGGCATTTATAACCGTCGTTATTTTGACCAGACGTTAGAAACGATTTGGACCAAGGCTCAAAATGATGCGAAGCAAGTATCACTTATTCTTTTTGATATCGATTACTTTAAAAATTATAATGATACGTATGGGCATCTTCGAGGAGACCAATGTCTAAAAAAAATATCAAATAAATTAATAGAGCTATTTGGAGATACATCTGATATTGTTGCTAGATTCGGCGGCGAGGAGTTTGCGGTCATTTTACCAGAGCAAAATGAAGAAATTGCTTTTTCGAAAGCGGAAACATTAAGGAGAGCTGTGATTGATTTAGAGATCCCCCATCATAGCTCTTATGTCAACAAGTTTCTAACAATAAGTGTCGGTGTTGCCTCGATGTTCCCGGCGATAGGAAATAGAAATTCTGCTCACTTAATTACGCTCGCTGATCAGGCGCTTTATAAATCTAAAGAAAATGGTCGTAACCAAATAACACAATATAACTCTTCAGCTAATAAAACAAAATCAAGAAAGAAAAATATACGAAAGAAACAGTTGAAAAAAGCATGA
- a CDS encoding GNAT family N-acetyltransferase, translating into MIIRKANEYEVNQLLKWSVSLTDELSVGYMKSNKHLTYDMVKNVLSNGGYYLVSLNGGKIIGWILLGIDRNFYKDETIGFLYELYVFPPYRKNGIGKLLMGRAISNFRNAGITKVQLNVFAGNSAKTMYEKLGFKEVTTLMEKEI; encoded by the coding sequence ATGATTATCCGCAAAGCCAATGAATATGAGGTAAACCAATTGCTGAAGTGGTCTGTATCGTTAACGGATGAACTATCCGTAGGTTATATGAAAAGTAACAAACACTTGACATATGATATGGTAAAAAATGTGCTATCTAATGGAGGCTATTACTTAGTTTCTCTAAATGGCGGGAAAATTATTGGCTGGATTTTGCTTGGAATTGACCGGAATTTCTATAAAGACGAAACGATTGGCTTTCTTTATGAATTATATGTGTTCCCGCCGTATCGAAAAAATGGCATTGGAAAGTTATTAATGGGACGCGCTATTTCGAATTTTCGAAATGCTGGTATAACAAAGGTTCAATTAAATGTATTTGCTGGAAACTCAGCCAAAACAATGTACGAAAAGCTTGGATTCAAGGAAGTGACGACATTAATGGAGAAAGAAATCTAG